A genome region from Brassica oleracea var. oleracea cultivar TO1000 chromosome C2, BOL, whole genome shotgun sequence includes the following:
- the LOC106326144 gene encoding ETHYLENE INSENSITIVE 3-like 2 protein: MFNNNTEMFSGLVSNPERDVGPASLTAVCDDLTNQDIEIEELERKIWKDKQRLKQLKEMSKNGSGKRLLKHPEDSTKRMMYQAQDGILKYMSKAMERCKAQGFVYGIVFENGKTVTGSSDNLREWWKDRVRFDRNGPAAILRHQRQINLSTDGSELGGSEGGECTAHKLLELQDTTLGALLSALMPNCTPPQRRYPLERGLSPPWWPTGKEDWWNDLSLPEDCRGLPPPYKKPHDLKKVWKVGVLISIIRHMASEIDNIPKLVRRSRSLQEKMTSREGSLWLAALNQEKSNVDQSQYNPLAFSGESNANALGASGETDVLFQESGDYNVEEAYGSHQHVPEVANNFNYVNNKRKFEGLGLSFHPTRNLTCENSYCPYSQPHMGFNDRVLRDSHQMTCPYKTISCYQPTKPLGMPISFMTPYQMEMQQQEQFNLSSTLYRPKAVERGGNNDYLSDHRFGLIDNSSPSTSGMNHNPGLVLPVNFNGNAETVGMENNQQNQEGGLPMPWIE, translated from the coding sequence ATGTTTAACAACAATACAGAAATGTTCTCCGGTTTAGTATCTAACCCGGAGCGAGATGTCGGTCCTGCTTCCCTAACCGCTGTGTGTGACGACCTGACTAATCAAGATATCGAAATAGAGGAGCTTGAGAGGAAGATCTGGAAAGACAAGCAACGTTTAAAGCAGCTCAAGGAGATGTCCAAGAACGGGTCAGGTAAAAGATTGTTGAAGCATCCTGAGGATTCGACTAAGAGAATGATGTACCAGGCACAGGATGGGATCCTGAAGTACATGTCTAAGGCCATGGAGCGTTGCAAAGCTCAAGGTTTCGTTTACGGGATCGTGTTTGAGAACGGGAAAACGGTAACGGGGTCTTCTGATAACCTCCGTGAATGGTGGAAGGACAGAGTTAGGTTCGATAGGAACGGACCAGCTGCTATCTTGAGGCACCAAAGGCAGATCAATCTTTCAACTGATGGAAGTGAGTTAGGGGGGTCTGAGGGTGGGGAGTGCACCGCGCACAAGTTGCTTGAGCTGCAAGATACAACTCTTGGAGCTCTTTTATCCGCTTTGATGCCTAATTGCACGCCTCCTCAGAGACGTTATCCTCTGGAGAGAGGCCTGTCTCCACCTTGGTGGCCAACGGGAAAAGAAGACTGGTGGAATGATTTGTCTTTACCGGAAGATTGTAGAGGACTTCCTCCTCCTTACAAGAAGCCTCATGATCTCAAGAAGGTGTGGAAAGTTGGTGTGTTGATTTCTATAATCAGACACATGGCTTCAGAGATTGACAACATACCTAAGCTGGTGAGACGGTCTAGAAGCTTGCAAGAGAAGATGACTTCAAGAGAAGGGTCCTTATGGCTAGCTGCTCTTAATCAAGAGAAGAGCAATGTTGATCAAAGTCAGTACAACCCTTTAGCCTTCTCCGGAGAAAGCAATGCTAATGCTCTAGGAGCCAGTGGCGAGACCGATGTTTTGTTTCAAGAATCTGGAGATTATAATGTTGAAGAAGCTTATGGATCTCATCAGCATGTTCCTGAAGTTGCCAACAACTTTAATTATGTTAACAACAAGAGGAAGTTTGAAGGTTTAGGGTTATCATTTCACCCAACAAGAAACCTAACTTGTGAGAACAGTTACTGTCCTTATAGCCAACCGCATATGGGATTCAATGACAGGGTCTTAAGAGATAGTCACCAAATGACTTGTCCTTATAAAACCATTTCCTGTTACCAACCCACTAAACCTTTAGGAATGCCCATCAGTTTCATGACTCCTTATCAAATGGAAATGCAACAGCAAGAGCAGTTTAATCTATCAAGCACTCTCTACAGACCAAAAGCAGTAGAAAGAGGAGGTAACAACGACTATCTCTCTGACCACCGGTTTGGTTTGATTGACAATTCGAGTCCTTCTACTTCGGGGATGAATCATAATCCTGGTTTAGTCTTACCTGTTAACTTCAATGGAAATGCGGAAACAGTGGGGATGGAGAACAATCAGCAGAATCAAGAGGGAGGCTTGCCCATGCCATGGATTGAGTGA
- the LOC106326211 gene encoding uncharacterized protein LOC106326211 yields the protein MAGDDSSQGSPKSTDVFITDKNIRKTKHLSIDTNDSVPQSPRSSGGFTNASRFSGGFTNASRYSVDSQRPKPPPGTYLVQIPKEQIYRIPPPENARRYEDLSRRKPNRSACRRCCCYSLAALLVLVTLAAALVGIFFLVFRPHKPMFSVSEVSVAGINLTSSTSLISPLIKIKVRSENVNEKLGLIYGGGSAAEIFYDGAKLGDGEFTAFSQPAENVTVTVTTLRGSRIQLTSSTVEDLKESEKKGKVPFDLRIKVPFKFKVSAVTMWTMAVTVDCKVTVDKLTSSATVMTENCVTEDIILL from the coding sequence ATGGCTGGAGATGATAGCAGCCAAGGATCCCCTAAGAGCACTGATGTATTCATAACCGACAAAAACATTCGTAAAACAAAACATCTATCCATTGATACTAACGACAGCGTCCCACAATCTCCTAGAAGCTCCGGCGGGTTCACAAACGCTAGCCGCTTCTCCGGCGGGTTCACAAACGCTAGCCGATACTCCGTCGACTCTCAGAGACCGAAACCACCACCGGGAACATATCTCGTTCAAATCCCCAAAGAACAGATTTACCGTATCCCTCCGCCGGAGAATGCTCGCCGTTACGAGGATCTCTCTCGCCGGAAGCCTAACCGATCAGCTTGTCGCCGGTGTTGCTGCTATTCCCTCGCTGCCTTACTCGTTCTTGTCACCCTGGCGGCGGCTCTTGTCGGGATATTCTTCCTCGTTTTCCGACCGCATAAGCCGATGTTCTCCGTGAGTGAAGTCTCCGTCGCCGGAATCAATCTGACGTCGTCAACGTCTCTGATATCTCCACTGATCAAAATCAAAGTGAGGTCTGAGAACGTTAACGAAAAACTCGGGTTAATATACGGCGGAGGAAGCGCGGCGGAGATTTTCTACGACGGAGCCAAACTAGGTGACGGCGAGTTCACGGCGTTTTCTCAGCCGGCGGAAAATGTAACGGTGACGGTCACGACGTTAAGGGGATCAAGGATCCAGTTAACGAGCTCGACGGTGGAAGATTTGAAGGAATCGGAGAAGAAAGGGAAAGTGCCGTTTGATTTGAGGATTAAAGTGCCGTTTAAGTTTAAAGTTAGCGCCGTGACCATGTGGACGATGGCCGTTACGGTGGACTGCAAAGTAACAGTGGACAAACTGACGTCATCAGCAACTGTGATGACGGAAAATTGCGT